From the Deinococcus sonorensis KR-87 genome, the window GGTTGGGGCGCATTCGGTTGCTGGCTTCAGTCGAGGACGGTCAGGCGCACGTCCACATTGCCCTGGGTCGCCACGCTGTAGGGGCAGACCTCGTGGGCCGCGTGCACCAGCCGCTCGGCGGTGTCGCGGTCCACGCCGGGAATGCGCACCTGCAGCTCCACGTCCAGCTTGAAGGCCAGCCCGGCCTTCTGCAGCCCCACCTGGGCCGTCACCTCGCTGCCGTCGGCGTCCACCTTCTGCCGCCGCGCCACCACACCCAGCGCCCCCTGAAAGCAGGCCGCGTATCCGGCGGCGAACAGCTGCTCAGGGTTGGTGCCGCGGCCACCGTCGCCGCCGATCTCGCTCGGCACGCTCAGCTGCAGGTCCAGCCGGTCGTCGCTGCTCACGACGTGGCCGCCGCGCCCCCCGTGGGCGGTGGCCTGGGCGGTGTATAGGTTGGCACTCGGGCTGGTCGTCTGGGTCATGGTAGTTCCTCCGGGCCGCATCATCTCAGGGGCACCGCTGCGGTACGGTGAGGCTTGACACGCTTGGAAAAACAAAGCGCTTGAAGTGTTGATCTACGATTCTGCTGAGGGCGAAGTGGTGGCGGAGCGGGCCGCGCCGTTCAGCCCGGACGTCGCCGAGGTCCCGCCGTGGCCCTGCAGCAGCGACAGCAGGTTGACGCCGGTGGCCGTCTCGACCTGCTCCACCATGCCCACGATGTTGGCCGGCAGCAGCTGCATCGCCGAGCGGGCCGCCTGCCCGTTGCCCGAGTCGATCACCGTGAGCTTGTCAATGCTCATGCCGCGCACCGAAGCGGCAAACTGCTCCACGATCCCCGGCAGCATGTTCAACACGTAGGCGCGCTCGCCCTCTGGCCCGGCGTTGCGGAAGGCGTCCACCAGCAGCTGCACCGCCTGCGCCTTGGCCCGCCCCTCCTCGATGATCGGGGCCGCCGCCGCCTGCGCTTCCAGCAGGCTGGCCTCGCGCTTGGCCCGCGCCGGGGCCACCACATCGGCCTCATAGCGCTTCTGGTTCAGCACGATCCGCTCCTGCTCCAGCTGCTGCTGCGCCACCACCTGGGCGCGCTCGGCGGCCACCCGCGCCTCGTTCTCCCGGGACGCTGCCACCGCGTTCAGCTCGGCGGTGCGCACCCGGAACTCGTTCTGCCGCTCCAGAATCGCCTGCTCCGCACTGGTCTGCGCGATCTGGGCGCGCTGACGCGCCAGCGCCTCAGCTTCGGCCGCTTCGGCGTTCTGCTGCGCCTCGATGATGCGCGCCTGCCGGCTCGCCTCGGCCGTGCGCTGCCGCAGGGTCGCTTCCAGCGCGGCCCGCTCCTGCTCGAAACCCTGCGTAGCCCGCACCTTGGCCAGCTCCGACTCCACCGCCGCCTCGTTCTGGCGCGACAGCTGCACCGCGCCCAATTCGGTCTTGCGCACTTCCAGCTTGTTCTGCTCCTCCAACACCGCCTGGCTGCTGATCGCCTGCGCCACCTGACTGCGCTGACGCGCCTGCGCCTCGGCCTGGGTCGCCTCGGCGTCGCGCTCGGCCTCCGCAATGCGCGCCTCCTTGAGCACCTCCGCCGTCTTGCGCCGCCCGATGCTGCCCAGGTAGCCGCTGCCGTCCGAGACGTTCTGGATCTTCAACGTGTCGAGCCGGATGCCCAGGTTGCCCATGTCGTGCTCGGCTTCCTCGATCAGCGCCTCGGCAAAGCGCAGCCGGTCCTCGTTGATCTCCTCCGGCGTCAGGGTCGCCACCACGCCGCGCAGGTTGCCTTCCAGCGTGTCGCGGGTGATGTTGGTCAGCGCCTCCCTGGGGGTATCCAGGAAGCGCTCAATGGCATTGCTCAGCTGCGGCTCGTTGGCGTTGATCTTGACGTTCGCCACCGCGTGGATGGTCAGCGGAATGCCGCCCTTGCTGTAGGCGTTCTCAATCTTGAGGTCCAGAGGAATGGTGTTCAGGTCCATCCAGGCCACCTTCTCCAGCACTGGCACCCGGAAGGCCCGCCCGCCCCGGATGACCCGGTAGCCGACCGTGTCGCCCTCCGTGGTGACGCGCGAGCGCCCCGAAATCACCAGCACCTTGTTGGGCGGCACCACGATCAGGAAATTCTGAATCAGCACCACCACCACGATGATGCCCAGCACGATCAGCCCCGCCAGCACCAGCAGTTCCATATCCATGTCCTTTCTTCCTTCCTGCCCTACTGCCCGTCCCAGAGCCGTACGTCCAGCACGCCGCGCTCCTGGGCGATCACCAGCACCCGGTCGCCCGGGCTCAGCGGGTCGGCGCTCTGCACCAGCCACTCCTCGCGCTGTCCGGCCACGGTCAGCAGCGCCTTCCCGGGGGCCGCGCCGCGCGGCGACACCAGCACCCGGCCGGTGCGGCCCGTCAGGCTGCCGACCCGGGTGGCGGTTTCGCCGCGCAGCCGCGCCAGCCGGAAGGCCCAGGCGGTGAAGCCACCCACGCTCAGGCCCGCGACCAGCGCAAACAGCAGCTGGCCCGGCCCGGAAAGCCGCAGCCAGATGGCCAGCAGGCCGCCCAGCCCGAAGAAGGCCGCGAAGCTGACCAGCGCCCGCAGGCTCAACCAGCTGGCAATGTCCCCGGCCTCCAGATGATCGGTGTTCAGCCCCAGATCATGATCGTGTCCGCCCAGCAGCGAGATCAGCAGCAGCGCGCCGCCCACCACCGCGCACAGCGTATACAGCGTCAGCATAGCCAGCGGCTCCCCGACCGTCCGTGTGGAGGTGAATGTCCTCCACCATGCTGTACGCGCCCGGCGGGAGCGAAGTTGCCGCCTCCGGCGCACCGGCCCGCACACTATGCTGCGGCATGGTCCCGACCCTCGACCTTGACCTGACCGACCCCGCCTTCGTGCAGGACCCCTACCCCCGGCTGAGTGAGCTGCGAGAGCAGACGCCGGCGTTCTGGGCGCAGGACCGGCTGTTCCTGACCCGCTACGACGACATTGCCCGGGTGCTGAAGGACAGCCGCCACTTCGGGCGCTCGACTGGCCATGTGCTGGGCAGAGACGAACAGCCGCTGCCGGACCCGCGCCGCCTCCACTTCGACCGCTTCAACACCAATCACCTGCTGGAAGCCGAGCCGCCCAAGCACACCCGGCTGCGGGGGCTGGTGCAGCTGGCCTTCACGCCCCGGCGGGTCGAGGAGCTGCAGGGCCGCATCCAGCAGATCGTGGCCGGCGTGATCGCAGACCTGCGCGGGCGTCCGACCTTCGATCTGGCGCAGGACTATGCCGAACCGCTGCCGGTGACGGTGATCGCGGAGCTGCTGGGCGTGCCGGAACCGCACCGCCATCAGCTGCGGCCGTGGTCGGCGGCCATCGTGCGGCTCTACGAGGTGAATCCGCCGGATCACGTGATCGAGGCGGCGGAGCGGGCGGTGATCGAATTCTCGGCGCTGCTGAGGGAGCTGCTGGAGAAGCGCCGGCGGGTGCCGCAGCCGGACCTGATCACGGCCCTGGCCCAGGTGGAGGACGGCGGCGAGCGCCTGAGCGAGCAGGAGCTGATCGACACCTGCATCCTGCTGCTCAACGCAGGCCATGAGGCCAGCGTCAACGGGCTGAGCGCCGGGGTGCTGAACCTGCTGCGTACCGGCCAGTGGGCGCAGGTGGTGGCCGCCGCCCAGGCTGGCGCCCCGGAGCGCACGTTCCGCACCATCATCGAGGAACTGCTGCGCTACGACACGCCGTTGCCGCTGTTCGAGCGCTGGGTGCTGCGCGACACCGAGGTGGCGGGCACCCCGGTGCGTGCCGGACAGAAGCTGGCGCTGCTGTACGCCAGCGGCAACCGCGATCCCCGCAAATTCGCCGCGCCGGACCGGCTGCAGCTCGACCGCGACCCGAACCCACACCTGACCTTCGGTTTGGGCATCCATTACTGCCTGGGCGCGCCGCTGGCCCGGCTGGAACTCGCCGCCAGCCTGCGGGCGCTGGCGCTGGCCTTTCCGGATCTGACCGTGCAGAACTTCGCGTACAGCGGCGGCTTCGTGATCCGGGGGCTAAGCCGCCTGCATGTCCTGACCTGAGGACCGGGGGCATCTGGTGGAAGCGCTTCCGAGTCTGAAGCCGCCTTCAGAAAAATCGGATGCCCAGCCGACACACGGCCCGTGAGATGGAGCCATGAAAGTACTGCTTGATGGGGCATGGAAGGGTGACGTGACCGATCCGGGCCGGACCTTCGTGGGCACGCTCCGCACGGGCGGGCTGCCAGGTACTGCCGAAGGGCATGCCGTGCAGGTTGTCTTTCAGTCCGCTCCGGAACGGGTGCAGAAGCCGGGCCAGCACGGTCAGTACCTGCTCAGTTGCGGGGAGCGGCGCTGGGCGCTCAGCCACTTTGCCCGCTCGGACGTCAGCGACCCGGGCACCCGCGACGAGGGCCGCCCTCAGGCATGGGTGGCCGAGGTGCTGGACGCCAGCAGCTGAGCCCAGTCCAGCTCCCCCGACTGCGCCTCGGCACGGGCGTCGGCTTCCTGCTGCAGGGCCAGCCATGCCCAGACCCGGGCGGGGCTGCGGGGACGGCTGCGCTCGAATGCTTTCTGGGCCGTCCGCTGCGCCTTCTCCGGACTTCCTACCTCTCGCTGCACCAGCGCCAGGACGGCCAGCAGGTGCGGGTCAGCGGCCGTGCCCAGCAGTTCGGCCACCTTAAGGCCCTCGGCCAGCGTCCGCAGGGCCCGCCGGGGATCGGAGCGCCACAGCCGTTCCCCCAGCAGCGTGACGGCCGCCACCAGCGCCGGGCCGTCGCCCTCGGCCCTCGCCTGTTGCCGGGCAGACAGCGCCGCCACCTCATCCCCTTCAGCCCTGGCCCGCAGCACCTGAACGCGCGCACTGTCCGGCTGGCCCTCCAACAGCGTCAGCACCTCAGCAGTGCGCCCCAGCCGCAGCAGCGCCGCCGCACGGGTCAGCGGCTCTCTGGCCCACGCGGCGGCCAAAGCCGGGCGGCCCAGCCACAGCGCCAGCGCCGCAGCCTCGTCATGCTCGTCCGGCAGCGGCGTCAATGCAGCGAGCAGCGTCAGCGCACCCGCCTCATCTCCCGCGTCCACCGCCGCCTGTACCCGCGCCACACTCACACGCGGCAGTGTAGCGCCCGGCAACTGTTCAGGCGGTCAGCGCCAGATCCAGCCCCAGGAAGCGCCACAGCGCGCGGCGCGAGACCCGGATGCCGATGGGACTTTCGACCGCCACCAGCCGGCCCTCCCGGATCCAGCGGCGCACCGTGCGTTCATGGGTGCCGGTAAACTCCGCAACTTCACAGACCTTCAGCAGTTTGGGCAGGGTGTCGAACTGTTCGCGCAGGGTCACATGCACCTCCAGGGAGTCGGGGCCACCAGGGTCCGGGCCACCAAAGCAGACGGGGCCGCCACATGGACGACCCCGCTCAGGTTGCTGATGATTTTGCCGCCGCAGCCGTGCCCGCCACCGGGCCCCGCCCCCAGCTGGAGCGGAGTGGTGAAGTCGGCGGTCAGCGTCTTCAACTTGAGGCCCAGTATACAGGACGGCTTTTCAGGCGCATGTCAGATGTTGGGGGGGGATCAAGTGGGGATGAGAAGGTCAGGGTCGTTACAGCCGGGGCCGCAGACCGTACACTCCGGGGCGTGACTGTTCTCTCGCAGCTGTCCGGGACCCTCGTCAATGTCGTGACTGTGCTGGCCGGCACCAGCCTGGGCCTGCTGCTGGGCGGGCGACTGCCGGAACGCACCCAGCGCACCCTGCTTCAGACGCTCAGCCTCGTCACGCTGTACATCGGCCTCGACATGGCCGGCGCGCTGAACCACGTGTCGGGCGGGCGGGTGCCGGGCGTGATCCTGAGCCTTGTGGCGCTGGCGCTGGGCGCGGTGATCGGAGAAGCGCTGGGCATCGAGGAGGGGCTGGGGCGGCTCGGTGAGCTGCTGCGGCGGCGCTTCCGCGGCGGGGGCCGCTTCACCGAAGGGTTCGTGGCCGCCAGCCTGCTGTTCTGCATCGGCCCGCTGACCATCGTGGGCGGTATCCAGAACGGCCTGACCGGCGACAGCAGCAGCTATGTGCTCAAGAGCGTGCTGGACGGCATCGCCTCGCTGGCGCTCGCCGGGGTGTACGGCATCGGAGTGGGCTTCAGCGCCCTGAGCGTGCTGCTGATCCAGGGCGGCATCAGCCTCGCGTCTGGTGGGCTGGCGGGGGTACTGCTGCACGGGGCCAGCCCGGACATCCTCAAAACCAACCCCTACGTGCTGGTGGTGACCGGGGCGGGCGGCCTGATGATTCTGGGCATCAGCTGGAACCTGATGCTGGGCGGGCTGGGCCTGGACGACCGCCGGGTGCGGGTGGGCAGCCTGCTGCCGGGGCTGGTGCTGGCTCCACTGGCCCTGTGGGCGGCCCGCCTGATCGGCTGAGTACGCTTGACGGGCGGTGCATACCGCGCTATCTTATTTCTATCACCGCCTGGAAGGGCGGGCTTTTTTTTACCTGCGCTCTCCACGCTATCCAACCTGCCCCCTCCACCGTCCGCACTTGCTACCCTGCCGCTATGACGAGCGCACGCGAGCAGTACGAGGCCTTCCAGGCGCGTGGCCTGAAGCTGAACATCGAGCGCGGCCAGCCGAGCGACCAGGACTTTGACCTGTCGCGCGGCCTGCTATCGGCCCTGAACGACCAGGACACCCACACCGAGACCGGGCTGGATCTGCGCAACTACCCGGGCGGCGTGGCCGGGCTGCCGGAGGCGCGCGCCCTGTTCGGCTCCATGCTGGGAGTGAAGGCCGCCAACACGATCGTCTGGAACAACGCCAGCCTGGAACTGCAGGCCCACGTGCTGACCTGGGCGCTGCTGAAAGGCCTGCCGGCCAGCAGCGGCCCGTGGGTGCAGCAGCGGCCACAGATGATTGTGACGGTGCCCGGGTACGACCGGCACTTCCTGCTGCTGCAGACGCTGGGCTTCGAGCTGCTGACGGTGCAGATGCAGTCGGACGGCCCGGATCTGGACGCCGTGGAGCGGCTGGCGGCGGGGAGCGACCGCGTCAAGGGCATCCTGTTCGTGCCCACCTACAGCAATCCGGGCGGGCAGAGCATCAGCGAGGAGAAGGCGCGGCGGCTCTCGGCGCTGCAGGCCGCTGCGCCCGACTTCACCATCTTCGCCGACGACGCCTACCGCGTCCATCACCTGTACCCGGACGACCGCGACGTGGCCGTGAACTTCGTGCAGCTGTGCGCCGACGCTGGCCACCCGGACCGCGCCTACGTGTTCGCTTCCACCAGCAAGATCACCTTCGCGGGCGCGGGGCTGGGCTTCGTGGCCACCAGCGAGGCCAACGTGACGGCGCTGAGCGTGTGGCTCAACGCCCAGAGCATCGGCCCCAACAAGGTGGAGCAGCAGCGGCACGTGCAGTTCCTGAAGCGCTACCCGGGCGGTGTGGACGCGCTGATGGCCGCGCACGCCGAGATCATCCGGCCCAAGTTTGAGGCGGTCAATGAGGCGCTGAAGGAGGCGCTGGGCGACAGCGGCCTGGCACGCTGGACCAGCCCCAGGGGCGGGTATTTCATCAGCCTGGACACCACCTACCCGGTGGCGCAGCGGGTGGTGGAACTGGCGGCCCAGGCGGGCGTGAGCCTGACGCCCGCGGGCGCGACCTACCCCGGCAAGCAGGACCCGAACGGCAGCAACATCCGGCTGGCCCCCACCCGCCCGCCGGTGGCAGAGGTGCGGGAGGCGATGCAGGTGGTGGCCGCCTGCATCCGGCTGGCTTCCGAGGAGTATCTGGCGAAGCAGTAACCGCGACAGGAGCGGGACCCGGCCTCTACGCTGCCGGGTCCCGCTCCTGGTGTTCTGGTTAGCGCCAGCGTTCCGGCAGGCCGTACAGGTGCCAGCGGGCGTCCACCCGGTCGCGGGTGGCCTGATCCATGCTGATCTTGGGTGGCCACGCGCGCACGAACCCCTCCTCCGGCAGCTTGCGGGTGCCGTCCCAGACGAGGCGCCCGTGGCTCACCCACACGTCACGCTCCGGATCGATGTTGTTCAGGATGGTCCACCACACGTCCTGCAGGTCTTGAACGTCGGTGAGTTCGTCCACCAGCAGCAGGTGACGCACGCCGTCGGCCGCCGGATGTTGTGCCAGCTGCTCCCCGATCTCCCGGCTCTGAAAGGGCCGGGTCTTGGTCACCTGCACGGCCCAGTACCCGGGCGTCTCGGCAGGCCGGTGCTGGGCCGTCACGCCGTCCAGCTGATCGGTGTAGGCCGGTTCAGCGGGTGACAGCTCTGCACCCGCTTCCTGCTCCTCGTGCTGCCCCTCCCGGGACCCCACCGCCTGCCCCAGCTCCTCGGGCAGCTTCCGGGTCGCGTCGATGATCAGCTTTCCACCGTAACTCCAGGTGCGGCTGCTGTGGTCGAGGGCGTCAATCGGGCCGCGGCCGGTCAGCGTGTCGCGACCCGGCACCGCCTGCCGGGCCACCGTCTGCCACACGGCGGCAAAGTCCTGCACCGGCACCCCGTCGTCCACCACCACGATCACCTTGGCGAACATCATCTGCCCGAGCCCCAGCAGGCCGCTGGCCACCTTGTAGGCCTCGCCAGGAAAGCGCTTCTTGATGCTCACGAACACCAGGTTGTGTGCCACCCCGGCGGGCGGCATGTGGTAGTCGGTGATCTCCGGCAGGATCATCTGCGCGGCCGGCAGGAACAGCCGCTCGGACGCCTCGATCAGGTAGGCGTCCTCCATCGGCGGGCGGCCCACGATGGTGGCCGGGTACACCGGGGTGCGGCGCATGGTGATGGCCGTGACGTGAAAGCGCGGGTACAGGTCCGGCAGGGTGTAGAAGCCGGTGTGGTCTCCGAACGGTCCCTCCATCGCCCACTCCTCCTGCGGGTCCACGTAGCCCTCCAGAATGAACTCGGCGTTGGCCGGCACGTCCAGGTCCACCGTGACGCCTTTCACCACCGGATAGCGCTGACCGCGCAGGTAGCCGGCCAGCGCGAATTCATCCAGGCCGGGAATGGGAGGCAGCGGCGCGGTGGCTGCATAAATCAAAGCCGGGTCGCCGCCCAGGGCGACCGCCACGGGCAGGCGTACGCCCAGCCGCTTCGCCTTCTCCAGGTGCCGGGTCCCGGTCTTGTGACGCTGCCAGTGCATACCCGTCACATTGCGCCCCATCACCTGCATGCGGTACATGCCCATGTTGCGCTCGCCGGTCTCCGGGTCGCGGGTGATGACCAGCGGCAGCGTCACGAAGGGCCCGCCGTCCTGCGGCCAGCATTTCAGCACCGGCAGCTGATGCAAGTCCACCTCGTCGCCGCGCCAGACGACCTCCTGCACCGCACCCCGGCGCACCCGGCGCGGCGGCAGGTTCATCGCGTCGCGCAGCTTGGGAATGTTGCTGAGCAGCCCGCCCAGCCCGTTTCCGGCTTTCAGGTCAATCAGGTCGCGGACCTGCTGGGCCAGCTGATCCAGCGTCTCCAGCCCCAGTGCCTGGGCCGTGCGTTCACGGGTGCCCATCAGCCCGATCACCAGCGGAAAAGGACTGTCTTTCACCTGTTCGAACAGCACGGCCGGGCCGCCGTGTTTCACCAGCCGGTCGGCGATCTCGGTGATTTCCAGCTCGCGGCTGACCGGGGTACTGACGCGCAGCAGTTCCCCGCGCGCCTCCAGCTGCTGCATGAACGACTGCAAGTCGGGAAAGGCCATGCCGGCAGTCTAGGAGAGCCGGGCCGGGACAATGGTACGAAGCCCCGGCAAGTGCCGGGGCCAACAGGAGAGCGGAGGTGGGGGTTACTGCTCGGCGGGGGGGCTGGTGGCTTCCAGCGCGCTGAAGGTTTCCAGGATACGGTAGGTGTGCGGGGCGCCGGCCGGCACCAGGTAGCTGTCGCCCTCCGCAAGGGTCTGCGTCTGGCCGTTGACGGTCAGTTCGGCGCGGCCCTGCAGCACGTAGCCCACCGTCTCGTAGGGGCTGGCGTGCGTGTCCTTGTCGGTGCCGGGCTGCTCGCCCTGCCACATGCGCAGGCCGACACGCTCGCCGCGTGCGAGAGGCTGTTCGGTCTGGGAATTGCCAGATGAGGTGGTCATGCCCGCATCGTGCCGGGTGCAGCCGGACGACACATGTGCAGGGCCTTCAGAGAGGTTAGGAGAGGAAGTGCGCATACAGTGCTGCCAGTGCGCAGGACAGGCGTCCAGGTGGACCGGTAGCGGTCGGAGCAGTTGTGTTGACGGCTTGTGGCTCCCCTTCCCGGCCTGTCGCCCTGATGCCCACAACAGGCACGGCGCCTGCCCTGACCTTGCAGCTGAAGCGTGCACCTTTGCCCCCGACCATGCCCGGTACAATGGGAAGCGACATGGACATGAAGAAACTGATGAAGCAGATGCAACAGGCCCAGGCCGCTGCCGGCAAGATCCAGGAACAGCTGGCCGCCCAGATGGTGGAGGGCGCGGCCAGCGGTCTGGTGACCGTGACCGCCAACGGCCACGGCAAGGTCCAGGCGATTCACATCAAGCCGGAGGCCATTGACCCCAGCGACCCGGAAGCGCTTGAAGACCTGATCCTGGTCGCCATTCAGGACGCTGAGAGCAAGGCCGACGCGCTGCAGCGGCAGGCCACCCAGTCGCTGGGGCTGCCCGGCGGCATGTTCTGAGATGAAGTACCCACCGAGCCTCGTGGCCCTGATCCGCGAACTGTCCCGGCTGCCGGGCATCGGCCCCAAGAGTGCCCAGCGGCTGGCCTTTCACCTGTTTGAGCAGCCGCGCGAGGACATCGAGCGCCTGTCCAGCGCCCTGCTGGAAGCCAAGCGGGACCTGCACACCTGCCCGATCTGCTTCAACATCACCGACGCCGACGTGTGCGACGTGTGCAGCGATCCCAGCCGCGACCGGACGCTGATCTGCGTGGTTGAGGAGCCGGGCGACGTGATCGCCATCGAGCGCAGCGGCGAGTACCAGGGGCTGTATCACGTGCTGCACGGCGTAATCTCACCCATGAACGGTGTGGGGCCGGAGCGGCTGTACATCAAGCCGCTGCTGCCGCGCCTGAGTGAGGCCCGCGAGGTCATCCTGGCCACCGGCACCACCGTGGAGGGCGAGGCCACCGCGCTGTATCTGCAGCGGCTGATCGAGCCGCTGGGCGTGACTGTCTCGCGCATCGCCTATGGTCTGCCGGTGGGCGGCGCGCTGGAATACGCCGACGAGGTCACGCTGGGCCGCGCCCTCTCGGGACGGCAGACCATCGCCAATCGGGGTCCGGCCAAGTAACCCCTCCCCGATCAGGTGTCTGAGAACGGTGTGAGGTTTTGCCGAACATCGCCCGGGTCAGCGGGCATAATGGAGCACGATGCTGTCAACACTCAAGCAACTGATCACGGACGTTGATGGCGCCTGGGCTGCGGCCATCAGCGGTCTGGACGGCCTGCTGGTCGAAAGCCACTCCGCCACCGACGTGGACCTGAGCCTGCTGGTGGCCGAGCACGCCGGCCTGATGCGGGCGACCTCGCAGGCTTACAGCCAGACGCTGTCGGGCGGTCAGACCCGCGAACTGTACATCCGCGCCGAGCGGCTGAGCATCTATCTGCATCCGGTGGGTCAGGAGTACTTCCTGATGCTGGCCATCGACGGTCGCAGCAACCTGGGGCAGGCGCGGCTGTACGGCCGTGACGCCGCCCACCGGCTGGAGGCAGAACTGTGAGGCTTGATCCCCTGATGAGCATTCCCGGCGTGCGGTCCAGCGCGCTGGTGGGTGAGGACGGCCTGCCGGTCGAGATGCTCGGCGAGGGCGGCGACCTGCTGGCCGCCGAACTCGCCTCGATGCGGCAGCTGATGGACCGGGGCGGCCGCCGCATGGGCCTGGGACGCTTGAGCCGCCTGACCTTCGCCAGCGATCTGGCCGAGGTGATCGCGCTGGCCAGCGGCCAGTTCACCGTTGGCGTCTCGCTGATCCGGGGCAGCGACAGCCGCCTGGCGCAGCAGCAGCTGGCCCGCATCGCGGGCTCGCTGGCCACGCCGGGCCAGGGGCTGCCGGATGTTCGTCCGGTGGGCGGAGAACGGTGATGCTGGAACCGCTGCTGCAGGTGCGTGGCGTGCGTCAGGCGGCGCTGCTCAACGCGGCTGGCGCGGTGCTGGAGGCGGTGGGCGACGACCCGGACGCCAGCGTGGCCCAGGCGGGCCGGGCCGTGGCCGGCAGCCTGATCAGCATGCTGGGCGGCGAACTGCAGGACCTGCTGATCGACCTGGACGGCGGCCCGGTGCTGCTCACTCCCCACGGCGACCGCACCCTGATGACCACCTTCGACGACGTGGCCAGCCTGGGCCGCGTGCGCTTCGCCATCAAACGGCTGCTGCCGGACCTGAAATAAGGCACAGGAGGCAGGCGGGGCCACGTTGCTGAACGTGGCCCCGCCTGCCTCTGGG encodes:
- a CDS encoding roadblock/LC7 domain-containing protein, whose product is MRLDPLMSIPGVRSSALVGEDGLPVEMLGEGGDLLAAELASMRQLMDRGGRRMGLGRLSRLTFASDLAEVIALASGQFTVGVSLIRGSDSRLAQQQLARIAGSLATPGQGLPDVRPVGGER
- a CDS encoding roadblock/LC7 domain-containing protein; amino-acid sequence: MLSTLKQLITDVDGAWAAAISGLDGLLVESHSATDVDLSLLVAEHAGLMRATSQAYSQTLSGGQTRELYIRAERLSIYLHPVGQEYFLMLAIDGRSNLGQARLYGRDAAHRLEAEL
- a CDS encoding roadblock/LC7 domain-containing protein, which produces MLEPLLQVRGVRQAALLNAAGAVLEAVGDDPDASVAQAGRAVAGSLISMLGGELQDLLIDLDGGPVLLTPHGDRTLMTTFDDVASLGRVRFAIKRLLPDLK